One stretch of Kogia breviceps isolate mKogBre1 chromosome 18, mKogBre1 haplotype 1, whole genome shotgun sequence DNA includes these proteins:
- the FKRP gene encoding ribitol 5-phosphate transferase FKRP has translation MRLTRCQAALAAAITFNLLVLFYVSWLQHQPRYSPARGSRRGSASGPRVTILVREFEAFDNAVPELVDSFLQQDPAQPVVVAADTLPYPPLALPRIPSVRLALLQPALDRPAAASRPETYVATEYVALVPDGARAEAPGQLKRMAEVLRAGGARLVAAPVASANPARCLALNVSLREWTAHYGPAPSAPRCDALDGDAVVLLRARDLFNLSAPLARPVGTGLFLQTALRGWTVRLLDLPFARARQPPLTTAHARWKAEREGRARRAALLRALGIRLVSWEGGRLEWFGCNKETPRCFGTVVGDTPAYLYEARWTPPCCLRALRETARYVVGVLEAAGVRYWLEGGSLLGAARHGDIIPWDYDVDLGIYLEDVGNCEQLRGAEAGSVVDERGFVWEKAVEGDFFRVQYSESNHLHVDLWPFYPRNGVMTKDTWLDHRQDVEFPEHFLQPLVPLPFAGFVVQAPNNYRRFLELKFGPGVIENPEYPNPALLSLAGSS, from the coding sequence ATGCGGCTCACCCGCTGCCAGGCTGCTCTGGCAGCCGCCATCACTTTCAACCTCTTGGTCCTGTTCTATGTCTCGTGGCTGCAGCACCAGCCCAGGTACTCCCCGGCCAGGGGCTCTCGCCGTGGATCTGCCTCCGGCCCCCGGGTCACCATCTTGGTGCGGGAGTTCGAGGCCTTTGACAACGCGGTGCCAGAGCTGGTGGACTCCTTCCTGCAGCAGGACCCAGCCCAGCCGGTGGTGGTGGCAGCTGACACGCTCCCCTACCCGCCTCTCGCCCTGCCCCGCATCCCCAGCGTTCGCCTGGCACTGCTCCAGCCCGCCCTGGACCGGCCCGCTGCAGCCTCGCGCCCCGAGACCTACGTGGCCACCGAGTACGTGGCCCTGGTGCCCGACGGGGCGAGAGCCGAGGCACCGGGCCAGCTGAAGCGCATGGCCGAGGTGCTGCGAGCGGGAGGCGCACGCCtggtggccgctcccgttgcttCGGCCAACCCTGCCCGGTGCCTGGCCCTGAACGTCAGCCTGCGGGAGTGGACGGCGCACTACGGCCCGGCACCCTCCGCACCCCGCTGCGACGCCCTGGACGGGGACGCCGTGGTTCTCCTGCGCGCCCGCGACCTCTTCAACCTCTCGGCGCCCCTGGCCCGGCCCGTGGGCACTGGCCTCTTCCTGCAGACCGCCCTCCGCGGCTGGACGGTGCGGCTGCTGGACCTGCCCTTTGCCAGGGCGCGCCAGCCCCCGCTGACCACGGCCCATGCGCGCTGGAAGGCGGAGCGCGAGGGGCGGGCGCGGCGGGCGGCGCTGCTGCGGGCGCTGGGCATCCGCCTGGTGAGCTGGGAGGGCGGGCGGCTCGAGTGGTTCGGATGCAACAAGGAGACCCCGCGCTGCTTCGGGACAGTGGTGGGCGACACGCCGGCCTACCTGTACGAGGCGCGCTGGACACCCCCGTGCTGCCTGCGCGCGCTGCGTGAGACGGCGCGCTACGTGGTGGGCGTGCTGGAGGCGGCCGGCGTGCGCTACTGGCTGGAGGGTGGCTCGCTGCTGGGGGCAGCCCGCCACGGAGACATCATCCCGTGGGACTACGACGTGGACCTGGGCATCTACCTGGAGGACGTGGGCAACTGCGAGCAGCTGCGGGGCGCCGAGGCGGGCTCGGTGGTGGATGAGCGCGGCTTCGTGTGGGAGAAGGCGGTGGAGGGCGACTTCTTCCGCGTGCAGTACAGCGAGAGCAACCACCTGCACGTGGACCTGTGGCCCTTCTACCCTCGAAACGGGGTCATGACCAAGGACACGTGGCTGGACCACCGGCAGGATGTCGAGTTCCCCGAACACTTCCTGCAGCCTCTCGTGCCCCTGCCCTTTGCCGGCTTCGTGGTGCAGGCACCTAACAACTACCGCCGCTTCCTGGAGCTCAAGTTCGGCCCCGGGGTCATCGAGAACCCTGAATACCCCAACCCAGCGCTCCTGAGTTTGGCAGGAagcagctga